In Prunus dulcis chromosome 1, ALMONDv2, whole genome shotgun sequence, the following are encoded in one genomic region:
- the LOC117615006 gene encoding splicing factor 3B subunit 6-like protein, which translates to MAAISLRKGNTRLPPEVNRVLYVRNLPFNISSEEMYDIFGKYGAIRQIRIGTNKDTRGTAFVVYEDIYDAKTAVDHLSGFNVANRYLIVLYYQQAKMGKKLDQRKKEEEIAKMQEKYGVSTKDK; encoded by the coding sequence ATGGCCGCAATCAGTCTCCGAAAGGGCAACACTCGTCTGCCTCCGGAAGTCAATCGGGTTCTCTACGTCCGCAATCTCCCCTTCAACATCTCCAGCGAGGAGATGTACGACATCTTCGGCAAATACGGCGCCATACGACAGATACGCATCGGCACCAACAAGGACACCAGAGGCACCGCCTTTGTCGTTTACGAGGACATCTACGACGCCAAAACGGCGGTGGATCACCTCTCCGGCTTCAACGTCGCCAACCGCTACCTGATCGTGCTTTATTACCAGCAGGCGAAGATGGGCAAGAAGCTTGATCAGAGGAagaaggaggaagaaattgCCAAGATGCAGGAGAAGTACGGCGTCTCCACCAAAGATAAGTAG
- the LOC117614134 gene encoding uncharacterized protein LOC117614134, with product MPFPMKIQPIDVDSEALIEPARVDSAKPVLKSRLRRLFDRQFPSVLRISSAQEKPSSGTEPPQQSFNNSKDGGNAAATTEFEPSSVCLAKMVQNFIEESNEKQPPPKCGRNRCNCFHGNSNDSSDDELDVFGGGFGDSIPSGSFGGDASDILKSLIPCVSVEERNLLAHTANIVEANKNQKQKDDWRKAVTDELNSLGYDSSICKSKWEKSSSFPAGEYEYIDVMVEGDRLLIDIDFRSEFEVARSTGPYKAVLQSLPYIFVGKSDRLGQIVSIVSEAAKQSLKKKGMHFPPWRKAEYMRAKWLSPYTRATAINPQSDAAPVPEVPTVVSDAPTETDNLSDCGELELIFGKSPSLPATPLPSPAENPISGEKEVVKWQPPAIKPKSVERGARIVTGLASLLKEKP from the exons ATGCCATTTCCGATGAAGATCCAGCCGATAGATGTCGACTCCGAGGCCTTGATCGAACCGGCCAGGGTCGACTCGGCGAAACCGGTCTTGAAATCGCGGCTCAGGAGGCTGTTTGACCGGCAGTTCCCGAGCGTGCTTAGAATTTCTTCGGCTCAGGAGAAGCCTAGCAGTGGTACTGAGCCACCGCAGCAGAGCTTCAACAACAGCAAGGACGGAGGCAACGCCGCTGCTACCACGGAGTTCGAGCCGAGCTCGGTTTGCTTGGCGAAGATGGTTCAGAATTTCATCGAAGAAAGCAACGAGAAGCAGCCACCGCCGAAATGTGGCCGCAACCGCTGCAATTGCTTTCACGGCAACAGCAATGACAGCTCCGACGACGAGCTTGACGTCTTCGGTGGCGGTTTCGGCGATTCAATCCCCTCGGGTTCGTTCGGCGGCGACGCCTCCGATATTCTGAAG AGTCTGATTCCATGCGTGAGTGTGGAGGAGAGAAACCTCTTAGCCCATACAGCGAATATCGTCGAAGCAAACAAGAATCAGAAACAGAAAGACGATTGGAGGAAGGCCGTCACCGACGAACTCAACTCTCTCGGCTACGATTCCTCCATCTGCAAATCGAAATGGGAGAAATCGTCCTCTTTCCCTGCCG GTGAATACGAGTATATCGATGTGATGGTAGAGGGCGACAGGTTGTTGATTGACATAGATTTCCGATCGGAATTTGAGGTCGCTCGATCCACTGGGCCCTACAAGGCCGTCCTTCAATCCCTGCCGTACATTTTTGTTGGAAAATCGGACCGTCTTGGCCAGATCGTCTCCATCGTATCGGAGGCAGCCAAACAGAGCCTGAAGAAGAAGGGCATGCATTTCCCTCCATGGCGGAAAGCCGAGTACATGCGCGCCAAGTGGCTCTCTCCCTACACCCGAGCCACAGCAATCAATCCCCAAAGCGATGCCGCTCCGGTGCCGGAGGTCCCAACCGTAGTTTCCGATGCTCCGACCGAGACCGACAATCTCAGCGATTGCGGCGAACTCGAGTTGATCTTCGGCAAGAGCCCGTCGCTGCCGGCTACCCCTCTGCCGTCGCCTGCGGAAAATCCAATTTCCGGCGAGAAGGAGGTGGTGAAGTGGCAGCCGCCGGCGATCAAGCCGAAGAGCGTCGAGAGAGGAGCGCGGATCGTGACCGGATTGGCCTCGCTGCTTAAGGAGAAACCTTGA